The Haloferax sp. Atlit-12N genome window below encodes:
- a CDS encoding M28 family metallopeptidase, whose protein sequence is MDDLSSAVREAFARTWVDDRPWEFLTDLTAIGDRMAGGSGDRRASTLVADALADAGVRRVEFDPFEMARWTRGDTTLDLTAPDERRFEAVALPYAPPATVSGPLVDVGYGTPSEIDAADVDGALAVASTTTPAGGRFVHRMEKFNYAVESGAVGFVFVNHLPGQLPPTGALRYDEEAAAPAVGVSAETGSWLTDYAARGGEATLAVDAETTPGESRNVEGRVGPDSDRELVLCAHFDAHDIAEGALDNGCGIAVVVTAARLLAEMDLDLGVRVVGVGAEELGLTGSEHLADRLDLDRVAAVVNVDGAGRFRDLVAHSHTSEATAEVATRVGNETRHPVEIEPEPHPFSDQWPFVRAGVPALQLRSESGERGRGWGHTHADTRDKVDDRNVREHGMLTALIVRELAAAAADGEIPRLDDDDLSAAFRDADFETGMRAAGIWPDGWE, encoded by the coding sequence ATGGACGACCTCTCCTCCGCAGTCCGCGAGGCGTTCGCCCGGACGTGGGTCGACGACCGCCCGTGGGAGTTCCTCACCGACCTGACCGCCATCGGCGACCGGATGGCCGGTGGGTCGGGCGACCGCCGCGCGAGCACGCTCGTCGCCGACGCCCTCGCCGACGCGGGCGTCAGGCGCGTCGAGTTCGACCCCTTCGAGATGGCGCGCTGGACCCGCGGCGACACGACGCTTGACCTCACCGCGCCCGACGAGCGGCGCTTCGAGGCCGTCGCGCTCCCGTACGCTCCGCCGGCGACCGTCTCCGGACCACTCGTGGATGTCGGCTACGGCACGCCGAGCGAAATCGACGCCGCCGACGTGGACGGCGCGCTCGCCGTCGCCAGCACGACGACGCCCGCCGGCGGCCGGTTCGTCCACCGGATGGAGAAGTTCAACTACGCCGTCGAGTCCGGCGCGGTCGGCTTCGTCTTCGTCAACCACCTCCCCGGGCAACTCCCGCCGACCGGGGCGCTCCGCTACGACGAGGAGGCCGCCGCGCCCGCAGTCGGTGTGAGCGCCGAAACCGGGTCGTGGCTGACCGACTACGCGGCCCGCGGCGGCGAGGCGACCCTCGCGGTCGACGCCGAGACGACGCCCGGCGAGAGCCGGAACGTCGAGGGTCGCGTCGGCCCCGACAGCGACCGCGAACTCGTCCTCTGTGCCCACTTCGACGCCCACGACATCGCCGAGGGCGCGCTCGACAACGGCTGTGGTATCGCGGTCGTCGTCACCGCGGCGCGACTGCTCGCCGAGATGGACCTCGACCTCGGGGTCCGAGTCGTCGGCGTCGGTGCGGAGGAACTCGGGTTGACCGGCTCCGAACACCTCGCGGACCGACTCGACCTCGACCGCGTCGCCGCCGTCGTCAACGTCGACGGCGCGGGGCGGTTCCGCGACCTCGTCGCCCACAGCCACACCTCGGAGGCGACCGCCGAGGTGGCGACCCGAGTCGGCAACGAGACGCGCCACCCGGTCGAAATCGAACCCGAACCGCACCCCTTCAGCGACCAGTGGCCGTTCGTCCGCGCCGGCGTCCCGGCGCTTCAGCTCAGGAGCGAAAGCGGCGAGCGCGGCCGCGGCTGGGGCCACACCCACGCCGACACCCGCGACAAGGTCGACGACAGAAACGTCCGCGAACACGGGATGCTCACTGCACTTATCGTCCGTGAACTCGCGGCGGCGGCCGCCGACGGGGAGATTCCACGGCTCGACGACGACGACCTCTCCGCGGCGTTCCGCGACGCCGACTTCGAGACGGGGATGCGGGCCGCGGGCATCTGGCCCGACGGCTGGGAGTGA
- a CDS encoding DUF6360 family protein: MPDRILKVNAYTTLDLVDASATGHDFEESAFAVCNVTSPRKHPDEITLELELDWTQLDALTPHADKLTLSPEEARKLAADLEKHADRVEAEQQD; encoded by the coding sequence ATGCCAGACCGAATCCTGAAGGTCAACGCCTACACGACGCTGGATCTCGTCGACGCGTCGGCGACGGGTCACGACTTCGAGGAGTCGGCGTTCGCGGTGTGTAACGTCACCTCGCCGCGGAAGCACCCCGACGAGATTACCCTCGAACTCGAACTCGACTGGACGCAACTCGACGCGCTCACGCCGCACGCGGACAAACTGACGCTGTCCCCCGAGGAGGCCCGGAAGCTCGCGGCCGACCTCGAAAAACACGCCGACCGCGTCGAAGCCGAACAGCAAGACTGA
- a CDS encoding HAD family hydrolase has translation MCYDAVIFDNDGVLTKPTLLEVQREAVRRAFAEFDVEPTTETVDGVINGGLTRLRRICAVHDVPVDDFWSHHESHAAATQRACLENGTKPLYDDVVVLDDIDHPLAVVSNNQHATIEHILDVFDIDDRFEVAYGRDPTVEGARVKKPNPHYIERAMGELGVDSALYVGDSNVDVVAADRAGIDSAFIRRPHRDGYQLAAEPTYELDSLDELLAVC, from the coding sequence ATGTGCTACGACGCTGTCATCTTCGACAACGACGGCGTGCTGACGAAGCCGACGCTCCTCGAAGTCCAGCGGGAGGCGGTCAGGCGGGCGTTCGCCGAGTTCGACGTCGAACCGACGACCGAGACGGTCGACGGGGTCATCAACGGCGGCCTCACGCGCCTGCGCCGCATCTGCGCGGTCCACGACGTACCGGTCGACGACTTCTGGTCGCACCACGAGAGTCACGCCGCGGCGACCCAGCGGGCGTGTCTGGAAAACGGGACGAAACCGCTGTACGACGACGTGGTCGTCCTCGACGACATCGACCACCCGCTGGCGGTCGTGAGCAACAACCAGCACGCGACCATCGAACACATCCTCGACGTGTTCGACATCGACGACCGCTTCGAGGTAGCCTACGGCCGCGACCCGACGGTGGAAGGCGCGCGGGTGAAAAAGCCGAACCCGCACTACATCGAGCGCGCGATGGGCGAACTCGGCGTCGACTCGGCGCTCTACGTCGGTGACAGCAACGTCGACGTGGTCGCGGCCGACCGCGCCGGCATCGACTCGGCGTTCATCCGCCGACCCCACCGCGACGGCTACCAGTTGGCCGCCGAACCGACCTACGAACTCGACTCGCTGGACGAACTGCTCGCGGTGTGCTGA
- a CDS encoding DMT family transporter — MTRTTWRNIPTTPLLFVALAAMWGTSFVAIEVGLEFFPTLSFAALRYELAGLVMLAYACYSTDRWRPETRDELLATAIGAVFIIAAYHGLLYLGQEHVPGAVASIIISLSPILTAVFASAILTEGSLGKTGTLGLFAGFAGAVLVADPVSAFSGSSGSAQGLGIVLIFLAAVSFALGAVLTRPLRSDLPVQSMQAWSMLGGGVLLHGWALVRGESLSTIEFAPAGIASFLYLTLVSGAVAFLLYFELLDRLGPTELNLIGYVEPVVAALMSWALLGHVIDTTALVGFGAIFFGFAAMKKETLVSVAVAVRRRVAA, encoded by the coding sequence ATGACGCGAACCACTTGGAGAAACATTCCGACGACGCCCCTGCTTTTCGTCGCGCTCGCGGCGATGTGGGGCACCTCGTTCGTCGCCATCGAGGTCGGCTTGGAGTTCTTCCCGACCCTCTCTTTCGCTGCGCTCCGCTACGAACTCGCGGGGCTCGTGATGCTGGCGTACGCCTGCTACTCCACCGACCGCTGGCGACCCGAGACCAGAGACGAACTGCTCGCGACGGCCATCGGCGCGGTGTTCATCATCGCCGCCTACCACGGCCTGCTCTACCTCGGACAGGAACACGTCCCCGGCGCGGTGGCCTCTATCATCATCAGCCTCTCGCCCATCTTGACGGCGGTCTTCGCCTCGGCCATCCTCACCGAGGGGTCGCTGGGGAAGACCGGGACGCTTGGCCTGTTCGCCGGGTTCGCCGGTGCCGTGCTCGTCGCCGACCCGGTCTCGGCGTTCTCGGGGTCGTCCGGGTCGGCGCAGGGACTCGGCATCGTCCTCATCTTCCTCGCGGCGGTGTCGTTCGCTCTCGGCGCGGTCCTTACCCGCCCGCTCCGGAGTGACCTCCCGGTCCAGTCGATGCAGGCGTGGTCGATGCTCGGTGGCGGTGTCCTGCTTCACGGCTGGGCACTCGTCCGCGGCGAGTCGCTTTCCACTATCGAGTTCGCCCCTGCCGGTATCGCGTCGTTCCTCTACCTGACGCTCGTCTCCGGCGCGGTAGCGTTCCTCCTCTACTTCGAGCTTCTGGACCGCCTCGGGCCGACCGAACTCAACCTCATCGGCTACGTCGAACCCGTGGTCGCGGCGCTCATGAGCTGGGCGCTCCTCGGCCACGTCATCGACACGACGGCGCTCGTCGGCTTCGGAGCCATCTTCTTCGGCTTCGCGGCGATGAAAAAGGAGACGCTGGTGTCGGTCGCCGTCGCGGTCCGACGACGGGTTGCGGCCTGA
- the truA gene encoding tRNA pseudouridine(38-40) synthase TruA, whose protein sequence is MRAFRVAYDGRPYNGFQRQPDVPTVEDALFDACRALGVCDDDEEPTDYAAAGRTDAGVSALAQTVAFECPDWCTPRALNSELPGTVRAWAAADAPDDFHARHRPTRREYVYDLHAPSEGFDDARARDAFDACRGEHDFHNLTPDDHGTVRAIDGDLTRDGDFLLVRVEAGGFARELVRRLVSLVRAVGSGAAPPSKVDDALGPDHLDGPAGIAPAPPTPLLLTAVDYPNVEFDVDSMAAESTAAAFGERALADRIGWRVGSRIRDGVVAGDAGSVGDGEESS, encoded by the coding sequence ATGCGCGCCTTCCGCGTCGCCTACGACGGACGCCCGTACAACGGGTTCCAGCGACAGCCGGACGTGCCGACCGTCGAGGACGCCCTCTTCGACGCCTGCCGCGCGCTCGGCGTCTGCGACGACGACGAGGAACCGACCGACTACGCCGCCGCCGGGCGGACCGACGCGGGCGTCTCCGCGCTCGCACAGACCGTCGCCTTCGAGTGCCCCGACTGGTGTACGCCGCGGGCGCTGAACTCGGAGCTCCCGGGCACGGTCCGGGCGTGGGCCGCCGCCGACGCCCCCGACGACTTCCACGCCCGACACCGGCCGACCCGCCGCGAGTACGTCTACGACCTCCACGCGCCGAGCGAGGGGTTCGACGACGCCCGGGCGCGAGACGCCTTCGACGCCTGCCGCGGCGAACACGACTTCCACAACCTCACGCCCGACGACCACGGAACGGTCCGGGCCATCGACGGCGACCTGACCCGCGACGGCGACTTCCTCCTCGTGCGCGTCGAGGCCGGCGGCTTCGCCCGCGAACTCGTCCGCCGACTCGTCTCGCTCGTCCGCGCCGTCGGGTCGGGCGCGGCCCCGCCGTCGAAGGTGGACGACGCGCTCGGTCCCGACCACCTCGACGGCCCCGCGGGCATCGCGCCCGCGCCGCCGACGCCCCTGCTTCTCACGGCGGTCGACTACCCGAACGTCGAGTTCGACGTGGACTCGATGGCCGCCGAGAGCACCGCGGCCGCCTTCGGCGAGCGGGCGCTGGCGGACCGCATCGGCTGGCGCGTCGGGTCGCGCATCCGCGACGGAGTCGTGGCGGGCGACGCCGGAAGCGTCGGTGACGGCGAAGAAAGCAGTTGA
- a CDS encoding M20/M25/M40 family metallo-hydrolase, producing the protein MDLRDFVDALLRFESVARAEAPAQQWVKNRLHDFGFDTYEWTADPARLAEHPSFPDDPDDIDTANRPSVAGAFEFGDPDAGRTLVLNGHVDVVPADRELWTHDPFLPDWDDDAGTVSARGAADMKAGLAACVFAALDLRDAVEAGDIDLDGRVVVESVVGEEEGGIGAAAAALDNPYPFERDAALVAEPTRLKPVVATEGSVMKRLRLTGRTAHAASRWRGVDVIEKFEAIRGAFFDLESERTDAVTHPLFDYPIPWPVCVGRVEAGTWASSVAGTLTAEWRLGVAPGETVAEVESAFEERLARVVADDEWLSAHPPVFERFSVQFEPAEIDADEPVVESLRGALRADGRDDDPVGATYGADSRHYVEAGIPTVLFGPGNIDQAHFPDETVEWEEVEVARDVIRETASRFLQSR; encoded by the coding sequence ATGGACCTTCGCGACTTCGTGGACGCGCTGCTCCGGTTCGAGAGCGTCGCCCGCGCCGAGGCCCCGGCCCAGCAGTGGGTCAAAAACCGGCTACACGACTTCGGCTTCGACACCTACGAGTGGACCGCCGACCCCGCGCGTCTGGCCGAGCATCCGTCGTTTCCCGACGACCCCGACGACATCGACACGGCGAACCGCCCGAGCGTCGCCGGCGCGTTCGAGTTCGGCGACCCCGACGCCGGCCGGACGCTCGTCCTCAACGGCCACGTGGACGTGGTGCCCGCCGACAGGGAGCTGTGGACGCACGACCCGTTTTTACCCGACTGGGACGACGACGCGGGCACCGTCAGCGCCCGCGGCGCGGCCGACATGAAAGCGGGGCTCGCGGCGTGCGTCTTCGCCGCGCTCGACCTCCGAGATGCCGTCGAAGCGGGCGACATCGACCTCGACGGGCGGGTCGTCGTGGAGAGCGTCGTCGGCGAGGAGGAAGGCGGCATCGGGGCCGCGGCGGCCGCGCTCGACAACCCCTATCCGTTCGAACGAGACGCCGCGCTCGTCGCCGAACCGACGCGGCTCAAGCCGGTCGTCGCCACCGAGGGGTCGGTCATGAAGCGACTCCGACTGACCGGGCGCACGGCGCACGCGGCCTCGCGCTGGCGCGGGGTGGACGTCATCGAGAAGTTCGAGGCGATTCGCGGAGCGTTCTTCGACCTCGAATCGGAGCGGACCGACGCGGTCACCCATCCGCTTTTCGACTACCCGATTCCGTGGCCCGTCTGCGTCGGCCGCGTCGAGGCGGGGACGTGGGCGTCGAGCGTCGCGGGGACGCTCACTGCGGAGTGGCGGCTCGGCGTCGCGCCGGGAGAGACGGTCGCCGAGGTCGAATCGGCGTTCGAAGAACGGCTGGCGCGCGTCGTCGCCGACGACGAGTGGCTCTCGGCGCACCCGCCGGTGTTCGAGCGCTTTTCCGTGCAGTTCGAGCCGGCCGAAATCGACGCCGACGAACCTGTCGTGGAGTCGTTACGCGGGGCGCTGCGGGCGGACGGCCGCGACGACGACCCTGTCGGCGCGACCTACGGAGCGGACTCGCGACACTACGTCGAGGCGGGTATCCCGACGGTGCTGTTCGGGCCGGGCAACATCGACCAGGCGCACTTTCCGGACGAGACGGTCGAGTGGGAAGAAGTCGAGGTGGCGCGGGACGTGATTCGCGAGACGGCGAGCCGGTTCCTTCAGTCGAGGTAG
- the pepF gene encoding oligoendopeptidase F, producing the protein MSSVPERSDIDEEYKWDLDSIYASDEEWEAAYEDVAERVPELASYEGRATEDPETLLELLETMESVLREVSMVVSYANLRSSQDTRNQEYQAQAGRAEALASKARSAVSYLDPELQELGRDGVAEFVEEEPELEAYEHHFDDVLRTKEHTRSAEVEEVLADLSDVTGASSDIYSMLANADLEFPTVEKPDGTSVEITQGNFTKLQKHPDREFRRTVHEEFYDRWADVRNAVGTSLKNSVKKDVKTARIRDYETAREAALDGPNVPVEVYDNLLDTVRDNLGHLHRHAELKREAIGADELQMWDLYVSLTGDHGPEIPYEQAKEYIVEAVEPLGEAYQARMAEGLEDRWVDVYENRGKRSGAYSAGTYDTQPFIMMNYQDDAASMFTLAHELGHSMHSELANDAQPWHDASYEIFTAEVASTVNETLLTEYLLENVDDDELRTHVLDEYLERFRSTLFRQTMFADFELQIHEIVEDDGALTPDRFDELYGDLKAAYYEPAATDDHIAREWMRIPHFYYNYYVYQYATGISAAAAIVERIREEGESAAADYREALALGGSEYPLDVLQTAGVDMTEPEPIEDAMSVYAEFLDEAATLLDLE; encoded by the coding sequence ATGAGTTCGGTTCCCGAGCGGAGCGACATCGACGAGGAGTACAAGTGGGACCTCGACAGCATCTACGCGTCTGACGAGGAGTGGGAGGCGGCGTACGAGGACGTCGCAGAGCGCGTCCCCGAGCTGGCGAGCTACGAGGGTCGCGCCACCGAGGACCCCGAGACGCTCCTCGAACTCCTCGAGACGATGGAGTCGGTGCTCCGTGAGGTGTCCATGGTCGTCTCCTACGCGAACCTCCGCAGCAGTCAGGACACCCGGAACCAGGAGTACCAAGCGCAGGCTGGTCGCGCCGAGGCGCTGGCGTCGAAGGCTCGCAGCGCGGTCAGCTATCTGGACCCCGAGCTACAGGAACTCGGGCGCGACGGCGTCGCCGAGTTCGTCGAGGAAGAGCCCGAACTCGAAGCCTACGAGCACCACTTCGACGACGTGCTCCGGACGAAGGAACACACCCGCTCCGCCGAGGTCGAAGAGGTCCTCGCCGACCTCTCGGACGTGACCGGCGCGTCGAGTGATATCTACTCCATGCTCGCCAACGCCGACCTCGAATTCCCGACCGTCGAAAAGCCCGACGGCACGTCAGTCGAAATCACGCAGGGCAACTTCACGAAGCTTCAGAAACACCCCGACCGCGAGTTCCGCCGGACCGTCCACGAGGAGTTCTACGACCGCTGGGCCGACGTGCGCAACGCCGTCGGCACCTCGCTGAAAAACAGCGTCAAGAAGGACGTGAAGACCGCGCGCATCCGCGACTACGAGACCGCCCGCGAGGCCGCTCTCGACGGCCCTAACGTCCCGGTCGAGGTGTACGACAACCTGCTCGACACCGTCCGCGACAACCTCGGCCACCTCCACCGCCACGCCGAGTTGAAGCGCGAGGCCATCGGCGCGGACGAACTCCAGATGTGGGACCTGTACGTGTCGCTCACCGGCGACCACGGTCCCGAGATTCCGTACGAACAGGCGAAGGAGTACATCGTCGAGGCCGTCGAACCGCTCGGCGAGGCGTACCAAGCGCGGATGGCCGAGGGCCTCGAAGACCGCTGGGTCGACGTGTACGAAAATCGCGGCAAACGCTCCGGGGCGTACTCCGCGGGAACCTACGACACCCAGCCGTTCATCATGATGAACTACCAGGACGACGCGGCATCGATGTTCACGCTCGCCCACGAACTGGGCCACTCGATGCACTCCGAACTCGCCAACGACGCCCAGCCGTGGCACGATGCGAGCTACGAGATTTTCACCGCCGAGGTCGCCTCCACGGTCAACGAGACGCTCCTGACCGAGTACCTGCTGGAGAACGTCGACGACGACGAACTCCGGACGCACGTCCTCGACGAGTACCTCGAACGCTTCCGCTCGACGCTGTTCCGCCAGACGATGTTCGCCGACTTCGAGCTCCAGATTCACGAAATCGTCGAGGACGACGGCGCGCTCACGCCCGACCGATTCGACGAACTGTACGGCGACCTGAAGGCGGCGTACTACGAACCCGCGGCGACCGACGACCACATCGCCCGCGAGTGGATGCGTATTCCGCACTTCTACTACAACTACTACGTCTACCAGTACGCGACGGGTATCTCCGCGGCGGCGGCCATCGTCGAGCGCATCCGCGAGGAGGGCGAGTCGGCCGCGGCGGACTACCGCGAGGCGCTCGCGCTCGGCGGCAGCGAGTACCCCCTCGACGTGCTCCAAACCGCCGGCGTCGACATGACCGAACCCGAACCCATCGAGGACGCGATGTCGGTCTACGCCGAGTTCCTCGACGAGGCCGCGACGCTCCTCGACCTCGAATAA
- a CDS encoding nitrite/sulfite reductase produces MPTDVERWKSEVYGNEIREHLLEFAEQGWDTIPEDERDAWFERFKWWGLYHQRNGQESYFMMRIGTPNGVLTPGQTEVVAEVADEYARGPAENPIFGNGYVDWTTRQSIQLHWIKLEDIPEIFEKLESVGLSTQQACGDSWRNIVGCPVAGKDKHEHVDALPVAMELNETFKGNDDHSNLPRKWKVSVTGCREGCGQGDINDLALEPATKEIDGEETKGFNIRIGGGLSRNEPRLARDIDVFVTPEQAAEVSGAISALFRENGDRDNRYNARIKFLMDEWGAEKFRNVLQEEFVDFELETAGDDLRSEYSYNSGYADGGHSDHVGIHEQADGNYYVGLDVLVGRMGVDDTKELARVADEYGSGEVRITQRQNVIITDVPEEKLDALQDEDLLDHYSPDPHPFMRGSIACTGTEFCSLSIVETKNRQVRYARWLKENVELPAGVEDFHIHLSGCTASCAQPQIADISLRGMKTRKDGEPVEALDIGLGGGLGENPNFAEWVTQRVPVDEVPGAIKNLLANFEERREGDETFREFVARTDEEDLAELVEPEETSYEDPMMHNTKRTWYPYAEDDSMDASPAPTHGDGTPITSDD; encoded by the coding sequence ATGCCCACGGACGTCGAACGCTGGAAGTCGGAGGTCTACGGTAACGAGATACGAGAGCACCTGCTCGAATTCGCCGAGCAGGGCTGGGACACCATCCCGGAAGACGAGCGAGACGCCTGGTTCGAGCGCTTCAAATGGTGGGGTCTGTACCACCAGCGCAACGGCCAAGAGTCGTACTTCATGATGCGCATCGGGACGCCGAACGGCGTGCTGACGCCCGGCCAGACCGAAGTCGTCGCGGAGGTCGCCGACGAGTACGCCCGCGGCCCCGCCGAGAACCCCATCTTCGGCAACGGCTACGTCGACTGGACGACCCGCCAGTCGATTCAGCTCCACTGGATCAAACTGGAGGACATCCCGGAAATCTTCGAGAAGCTCGAATCGGTCGGCCTCTCGACGCAACAGGCCTGTGGTGACTCGTGGCGGAACATCGTCGGCTGTCCCGTCGCCGGCAAGGACAAACACGAGCACGTCGACGCGCTCCCCGTCGCGATGGAGCTCAACGAGACGTTCAAAGGCAACGACGACCACTCGAACCTCCCGCGGAAGTGGAAGGTCTCTGTCACCGGCTGCCGCGAAGGCTGCGGACAGGGCGACATCAACGACCTCGCGCTCGAACCCGCGACCAAGGAGATAGACGGCGAGGAGACGAAGGGCTTCAACATCCGCATCGGCGGCGGCCTCTCGCGTAACGAGCCGCGACTCGCCCGCGACATCGACGTGTTCGTGACGCCCGAGCAGGCGGCCGAGGTCTCGGGAGCCATCTCCGCGCTGTTCCGCGAGAACGGCGACCGCGACAACCGCTACAACGCCCGCATCAAGTTCCTGATGGACGAGTGGGGCGCGGAGAAGTTCCGCAACGTCCTCCAAGAGGAGTTCGTCGACTTCGAACTGGAGACCGCCGGCGACGACCTGCGCTCGGAGTACTCCTACAACTCCGGCTACGCCGACGGTGGCCACTCCGACCACGTCGGCATCCACGAGCAGGCCGACGGCAACTACTACGTCGGACTCGACGTCCTCGTCGGCCGCATGGGCGTCGACGACACGAAGGAACTCGCCCGCGTCGCCGACGAGTACGGCTCCGGCGAGGTTCGCATCACGCAGCGCCAGAACGTCATCATCACCGACGTTCCCGAGGAGAAGCTCGACGCGCTGCAGGACGAGGACCTCCTCGACCACTACTCGCCCGACCCGCACCCGTTCATGCGCGGCTCCATCGCCTGTACGGGCACCGAGTTCTGTTCGCTCTCCATCGTGGAGACGAAGAACCGGCAGGTCCGCTACGCCCGCTGGCTCAAGGAGAACGTCGAACTCCCCGCCGGCGTCGAGGACTTCCACATCCACCTCTCGGGCTGTACGGCCTCCTGCGCGCAGCCGCAGATTGCCGATATCAGCCTCCGCGGCATGAAGACCCGCAAGGACGGCGAGCCGGTCGAGGCGCTCGACATCGGCCTCGGCGGCGGCCTCGGCGAGAACCCGAACTTCGCCGAGTGGGTCACCCAGCGCGTCCCCGTCGACGAGGTGCCGGGTGCCATCAAGAACCTGCTCGCGAACTTCGAGGAGCGCCGCGAGGGCGACGAGACGTTCCGCGAGTTCGTCGCCCGGACGGACGAGGAGGACCTCGCCGAACTGGTCGAACCCGAAGAGACCAGCTACGAGGACCCGATGATGCACAACACGAAGCGCACGTGGTACCCCTACGCCGAAGACGACTCGATGGACGCGAGTCCCGCGCCGACCCACGGCGACGGCACGCCCATCACGAGCGACGACTGA
- a CDS encoding DMT family transporter, with amino-acid sequence MSRHRTLVLFVAAAVLFGTSFVGIKAAIGSVPPVLFAAFRVDVAAVVLLTLVAVRGGYWLPRTRADALGILASAAFVLGANNVFLFLGQQHATTGAAAVMYSIMPVASPVFAVLLLDDARISAVDAAGILLGLVGVVVIVGPESVLGGGSVGQALIVCSALSVAFGTVLLKRVGPSIGTLPQTAWAMAAAAVGIHAASLGLGESVAQVAWSPELVAAILYVGMPATAAAYPVYFALLAEAGPVRGNLVAYAMPVVATVTGWAFLGESVSPATVLGFGVILSGFLLVQRDSVARVVGLRGSVPAEAE; translated from the coding sequence GTGAGCCGTCACCGGACTCTCGTCCTCTTCGTCGCGGCCGCGGTGCTGTTCGGCACCTCCTTCGTCGGTATCAAGGCCGCCATCGGCTCGGTCCCACCGGTGCTGTTCGCCGCCTTCCGCGTCGACGTCGCCGCCGTCGTCCTCCTGACGCTCGTCGCCGTCCGCGGCGGCTACTGGCTCCCGCGGACCCGCGCCGACGCGCTCGGCATCCTCGCCAGCGCCGCGTTCGTCCTCGGGGCGAACAACGTGTTCCTCTTCCTCGGCCAGCAACACGCGACGACCGGCGCGGCGGCCGTCATGTACAGCATCATGCCCGTCGCCTCCCCGGTGTTCGCCGTCCTGCTCCTCGACGACGCGCGCATCTCGGCTGTCGACGCCGCCGGCATCCTGCTCGGACTCGTCGGCGTCGTCGTCATCGTCGGCCCCGAGAGCGTCCTCGGCGGCGGGAGCGTCGGACAGGCGCTCATCGTCTGTTCGGCGCTGTCGGTCGCCTTCGGGACCGTCCTGCTCAAGCGCGTCGGGCCGTCCATCGGGACGCTCCCGCAGACCGCGTGGGCGATGGCGGCCGCCGCCGTCGGCATCCACGCCGCCAGCCTCGGTCTCGGCGAGTCGGTCGCGCAGGTCGCGTGGTCGCCGGAGCTCGTCGCCGCGATTCTCTACGTCGGCATGCCCGCGACCGCCGCGGCCTACCCGGTCTACTTCGCGCTCCTCGCGGAGGCCGGTCCCGTCCGCGGCAACCTCGTCGCCTACGCGATGCCGGTCGTCGCCACCGTCACCGGATGGGCGTTCCTCGGCGAGTCCGTCTCGCCGGCGACCGTCCTCGGCTTCGGGGTCATCCTCTCCGGATTCCTCCTCGTCCAGCGCGACAGCGTGGCTCGGGTGGTCGGACTCCGGGGAAGCGTCCCCGCGGAAGCTGAATAA